A single window of Salvia splendens isolate huo1 chromosome 8, SspV2, whole genome shotgun sequence DNA harbors:
- the LOC121743093 gene encoding B-cell receptor-associated protein 31-like: MIPLFFLVVCAEGLVAFLLMVKIGPLRELVIKGLDQVKMRRATVLTIAGTIFAILLSDLYSILKIQNKGTKHGTMTPMDQVIWRTNLLEATLMGFSLFLGFLIDRMHHYIQKLIKVRSNTGASKQEVVNLEKEKLQLKAKEEKASAEVKKLKKEVSSLTEDLNKLKLESAEKDKKVETAESHVAALQKQAADLLLEYDRLLEDNQNLQNQALGHRR, from the exons ATGATTCCTTTGTTCTTTCTGGTTGTGTGTGCGGAGGGTTTGGTTGCATTCCTTTTAATGGTGAAGATTGGTCCGTTGAGGGAGCTTGTGATAAAGGGTTTGGATCAAGTGAAGATGAGGAGGGCTACAGTTCTAACCATTGCTGGAACTATCTTTGCCATTTTGCTGTCTGATTTGTATAGCATTCTCAAGATTCAGAACAAGGGCACCAAACATGGCACTATGACTCCAATGGATCAAGTTATTTGGAGGACAAACTTGCTTGAGGCAACTCTCATGG GCTTTTCTCTGTTCCTCGGGTTCTTGATCGATCGAATGCATCATTACATACAAAAGCTGATAAAAGTGAGGAGCAACACCGGTGCTTCAAAGCAAGAAGTCGTGAATCTTGAGAAAGAGAAGCTGCAGCTGAAGGCCAAGGAAGAAAAAGCTTCTGCTGAAGTCAAGAAGCTAAAAAAGGAGGTTTCGAGTTTGACTGAGGATTTGAATAAGCTCAAGCTGGAGTCAGCTGAAAAGGACAAGAAAGTTGAAACAGCAGAAAGTCATGTTGCTGCACTCCAGAAACAAGCAGCGGATCTACTGCTGGAATACGACAGACTTTTGGAAGACAACCAAAATCTCCAAAACCAGGCTCTCGGCCACAGAAGATGA